One Longimicrobium sp. genomic window, GGCTCAGTGCGATCAGCGGGGTCAACTCGCGCCGTAGCGTCGCCTCTATCACCGCGTCGTGCGATGCCTTGCCACGCCGCTCCGCCAGTTCCGCCACCTGGTTCACGAGCCGGTCCATCGCACCGCCCTCATCTAGGCGCTCCCACACCCGCCGCCGCAGCACCCGATGTAGCCCCACCACATCCTTCTCCTCGCCCCGTGCCCGCAGGAGTTGCCGGTCCACTAACGCCCACACCACCGCCTCGCCCGGTTGCTCGTACCCCGGCAGCTCAGGCACCTCCACGTCTTCGTCTCCCTCCAGCAGCTCGGCAACCCACAACGCGTACACCTGGTCCTCGGGCAGTAGCGCGGCGTACTCCAGAGCCCGCCGCTGCTCTGCTGGGAGCGCATCCAGCAGTTCATCGAACACCGCGTCTACCCGTGCCTCGTAGTCTGGCAAATGGCCCACCGCCCGCTCCGTCTGGCGCACTGCGCCCAGTCCCTTGCGCTCCAAGTCGTCCACGTACTGCCGCCACGACAGTCGCGGCTGCATCGCCAGGTACGCCCCAACCACCGTCAGCCCGACCGCTAGACCGTCAAACCACTCCACCACCGCCTTGGCAAGCGGCTCGTTCTCCTGCACGTCGTCCCGGTATTTGGCCAGCAGTCGCACCCCGTCTTCGCTCGACAGCCGCTCCAGCGGGTACATCTTCACTCCCGGTAGCGACTCCGCGCGCGTGGTGACCAGCCTCCTGCAGGCTTCCCCCGGCAGGTGCCGGCTCCATTCTCGGCTGCGCCACTGCGCCGGTCCTCGGACGTTGTCTAGGATCAGCAGGGACGGCCCGCCTGTCTCCAGCTGCACCTTCACCCGCTGCGCCGTCTCCTCGGCTGTCTCGGCGCTCTCCAGCCCTAGGTGCGGCGCCAACTCCGCAATGGGAGGCGGCAGCTCCGAGTCGCAGTTGAGGAAGAACACGCCGCCGGGATAGTCGTCTAAGTGGGTCCAGCCGTACTCGACGGCCAAGGAAGTTTTGCCGATTCCCCCATGGCCGTGCACCGCCGTCTGCTGCGTGATCCCTACCTCCCTGCTACCGCTGAGCCGCTCGTGCAACTCCCGCAGCTCCACCTCACGCCCGGCAAAGGTGGCCTGGCGCGGCGGCAGGTTTCGCGGCGGCTTGTGCACCGGGATTTGCTCCCGCAGCCCGGCTCCAGCGTAGACGTTCAGATCCCCCTGGATCTGTGGGTCCTGAACCGACACCAGCTTTTCGGCCTGCATGGGCGGAGGAGACCGTCGGCGAGGCGACATGGGAGGTCACATCTGGATGTTGAAGTCGCCCGCGACGGTCTGGTCCTTGATCACGACCACCCGCTCCGCGTTGATGTTGCCTACGATGGCCGCAGCGCTCCCCACGCTGGCGTTCTCCCGCAGGAGCGTCACAACGGTGCGTGCCGCTTCGTCGTCGTTAGCCAGCCGCTCGGCGACCGCAGGCGCGAGCTTCTCGGGCGCAGGATCTTCCTTCCAGCCGAGCACGGACTTGATGCGCGCCCAGGTGTCTTTCCCAGCCTGGCCGGCCAACCCCTTGGCGGACTCGGTGGCGAGGACGGACACGGCGGATGTGATCGTGGCGAGTGCAACGGGGTCCATGGAAATCCCTCCGCTCATGTGACGAGGTACGCCCGCCGCCCGTCCGCCATTCAGGCTCAACGAGGCAGCGTGGCGTACCCTGATATTAAGGAAGCTCAGCGAAACTCGTTAGGGGAATTTACCCTGCCCCAGGTTCCGCACTTCGCACTTCGCACTTCGCACCTCGCACTTCGCACTCAGAACTCCCCGCTCCCCGGCGTGCGCGGATAGGGAATCGCGTCGCGGATGTTGCCGAGGCCGGTGGCGTACAGGATCGCGCGCTCGAAGCCCAGCCCGAAGCCGGCGTGCGGCACCGTCCCGTAGCGGCGCAGGTCCCGGTACCACCAGTACGATTCCTTGTTGAGCCCCATCTCCTCGATCCGCCGGTCCAGCACGTCGAGCCGCTCCTCGCGCTGGCTGCCGCCGATGATCTCGCCGATCCCCGGCGCCAGCACGTCCAGGGCGGCCACCGTCTTCCCGTCGTCGTTCAGGCGCATGTAGAACGCCTTGATCTCCTTGGGATAGTTCATCACCACCACCGGCCGGCCCACCAGTTCCTCGGTCAGGTAGCGCTCGTGCTCGGACTGCAGGTCCACCCCCCAGCGCACCGGGAACTCGAAGCGCTTCCCCGACGCCTCCAGCCGGCGCACCGCCTCGGTGTAGTCCATCCGCTCGAAGGGCGACGAGATGACCGCCTCCAGCCGCTTCACGCACTCCGGGTCCACCCGCTCGGCGAAGAACGCCGTGTCGTCGGCGCGCTCGTTCAGCAGGTCGGTGAAGACGCTCTTCAGGAACTCCTCGGCCAGGTCCGCGTCGTCGTCCAGGTCGGCGAAGGCGATCTCGGGCTCGATCATCCAGAACTCGGCCAGGTGCCGGCTCGTGTTCGAGTTCTCGGCCCGGAAGGTGGGGCCGAAGGTGTAGACGTTGGAGAGCGCCTGGCAGTACGCCTCCACGTTCAGCTGCCCCGACACGGTGAGCGCGGCCGAGCGGCCGAAGAAGTCCTGCGAGAAGTCGACCTCGCCCCCGGGGGTGCGCGGCAGGTGCAGCAGGTCCAGCGTGGAGACGCGGAACATCTCGCCCGCGCCCTCGGCGTCGCTGGTGGTGATGATGGGCGTGTGCACCCAGAAGAAGCTGCGCCGGTCGAAGAAGCGGTGGATCGCCATCGATAGGGTGTGCCGCACGCGCGCCACCGCCCCGAAGGTGTTCGTGCGCGGGCGCAGGTGCGCCACGGTGCGCAGGAACTCCATCGAGTGCTCCTTCGGCTGGATCGGGTACGTCTCCGGATCGTCCACCCAGCCGACGACCTCCACGCGCGCGGCCCTCACCTCCACGGGCTGCGGGCGCCCCGGCGTGGCCACCAGCTCGCCCTCCACGCGCACCGAGCAGCCGGCGGTCAGGCGCTTGACCTCGCTCTCGTAGTTCGGCAGGTCGCTGCCCGCGACCACCTGGATAGGGGCGAAGCACGAGCCGTCGCTGACGTTGATGAAGCTGATCCCGGCCTTGGAGTCGCGGCGGGTGCGCACCCAGCCCTGCACGGTCACGGGGCTGCCGGGCGGGACCTCGCCGGCCAGGAGGTGCTTGATCAGGGGGCGTCGCATGATTCCGGGCGTGCTGCGTCTTATTGGGTCCGCGGACGAAGCGGCCCGGCGCGTGGGCGGCGCCGGGCGCTTGGGACGCGGAAGTTACTGCGTCCGCCCGCTTCGCGCACCTGCCCGCGGCCGGAATGAGCGAAGGGGCCGCGCCCGTGTCGGACGCGGCCCCTTCGTCACGCTCCCCTGCTCGTGCGGTCCGCCCGCGCTACTCCGCGGCGACGACCGTGGTGTTGCAGTCGCAGGTGTACGCGCCGAAGGTGTCCGGCTGGCTCTCGCAGCCGCCGGCCGTGGGATTGATGCCGCAGCCGCTCACGCAGCCGGTGCAACAGCGCCCGCCGGTGGAGTACGGGTCCGCGGTCGCGAACGACTCCACGTGCAGGTCGTCGGGGTTCAGGCTCATGGGAGTTGTCCTGTCGGGGGTGGGGGAGGTGGCTCGGAAGCCGCAAGGTAGCATCGCGGCACTGCGGATCCAATGCTGTCGCCCTAGGTGACGATAAGGCGCGCAACCGGAGGGCCCAGGCGTTCTCCTCCGCTGGTGCACGGGGCGTCGGAACGGGTCGCGCCCGCGTCCGAAAGGGATGCAGGCGCGGCCTACTCGGCAGCGGCGACCGTGTCCGGGCAGCCGCAGGACCAGTACTCGTACGTCTCCGGCTGGCTCTCGCAGTATCCGGCGGTGGGGTTGATCCCGCACCCGCTCACGCAGCCGGTGCAGCAGTAGCCGGTGCCGTCCGGCTCCGCGGTGGCGAACGACTCCACCTGCAGGTCCTCGGGGTTCAGGCTCATGGCGCGATCCGGTCGAGAGGTGGCGGATCGTCTACTCGGCGGCGACGACCGTGTC contains:
- a CDS encoding tetratricopeptide repeat protein, whose product is MQAEKLVSVQDPQIQGDLNVYAGAGLREQIPVHKPPRNLPPRQATFAGREVELRELHERLSGSREVGITQQTAVHGHGGIGKTSLAVEYGWTHLDDYPGGVFFLNCDSELPPPIAELAPHLGLESAETAEETAQRVKVQLETGGPSLLILDNVRGPAQWRSREWSRHLPGEACRRLVTTRAESLPGVKMYPLERLSSEDGVRLLAKYRDDVQENEPLAKAVVEWFDGLAVGLTVVGAYLAMQPRLSWRQYVDDLERKGLGAVRQTERAVGHLPDYEARVDAVFDELLDALPAEQRRALEYAALLPEDQVYALWVAELLEGDEDVEVPELPGYEQPGEAVVWALVDRQLLRARGEEKDVVGLHRVLRRRVWERLDEGGAMDRLVNQVAELAERRGKASHDAVIEATLRRELTPLIALSRELDTLGRTEVAASLANWISTPLRALGRFTEARALLEEFAHAERLEALPVEKVAALLSNLAMHLQDLGELAEARRRMERAIEIKEQHFDPDHLTLAVSYSNLAGILKDLGELVEARWRMEQAIEIDERHFDPDHPVLATSYSNLAMILKNLGEMTEARRLIERVIEIEEQHFDPDHPTLAISYSNLATVLWELRDLTEARRRMERAIEINERHFDSDHPVLATCYSNIAMILKALGDLAEARRQMERAIEIDERHFDPDHPTLAVSYHNLAWVELELGNQERACALLHRAKAILDKHFTPAHPHVKIVAAAIERACTEPPE
- the asnS gene encoding asparagine--tRNA ligase, giving the protein MRRPLIKHLLAGEVPPGSPVTVQGWVRTRRDSKAGISFINVSDGSCFAPIQVVAGSDLPNYESEVKRLTAGCSVRVEGELVATPGRPQPVEVRAARVEVVGWVDDPETYPIQPKEHSMEFLRTVAHLRPRTNTFGAVARVRHTLSMAIHRFFDRRSFFWVHTPIITTSDAEGAGEMFRVSTLDLLHLPRTPGGEVDFSQDFFGRSAALTVSGQLNVEAYCQALSNVYTFGPTFRAENSNTSRHLAEFWMIEPEIAFADLDDDADLAEEFLKSVFTDLLNERADDTAFFAERVDPECVKRLEAVISSPFERMDYTEAVRRLEASGKRFEFPVRWGVDLQSEHERYLTEELVGRPVVVMNYPKEIKAFYMRLNDDGKTVAALDVLAPGIGEIIGGSQREERLDVLDRRIEEMGLNKESYWWYRDLRRYGTVPHAGFGLGFERAILYATGLGNIRDAIPYPRTPGSGEF